AACGCCTGTGCTTTCCATTGCCAATACCGGGCATTCATTGTTCAGCAACCAATTCTTCATCTCGACAAGATCGTTGGTGAACGTACCAAATTCTTTAATCTCATACTGTTCCTTACCGTTATTATCCACAGTGATAAGACAGGCTGAAATTTTTTTCTTATGAACGTCCAAACCGCAACAAACAGGGTGAACAATCTGAATAAATGTGGTATCTAATTTCTTGGTCATAATTATCCTCTTCATTTTTATCGGCTAAATAAAAAAAATTTGATAATTATGACCATTTTTCCAATTTTGCAAGTGTTTCATGTTTTGTTGTGCCCGTCAGGGCATGGATGTTATTGAAACCAATAACGACAATAACGCAGGCCTGACCCCGTGCCTCCTTGAAAGGAAAGATGGATGGTGGAAAAGGATAGAAAAGACAGTCCCGTGACCCTGGCGCAGATGGTGGCAGATATCAAGGCCCATCCGGAATTTTCAAAAGCCGGAATGATTCTGGCCCATAACGGGGTGGTGCGGGAAACCGCCAGAGACGGCCGGGCCGTGACCGGGCTTGAGATTGAAGTGGATCATGCCCGGCTCGAACAGATTCTGACAAAGGAGCGGGCCCGTCCCGGCATCCTGGATATCCAGGTGTACATTCGGGAAAACAAACTTCTCAAAGTGGGGGATGATGTGATGTTTCTGGTGGTGGCCGGCAATATCCGGGAAAATGTGATCGCCGCGCTGACCGACACCCTCAATCAGATCAAGGCGGATGTGACCCGGAAAACCCAATTTTTTCAACAATAAACCTGCCCATAAGGACTATTTATGAATGAATTTACCCACCTGGATAATCAGGGCCATGTGCGAATGGTGGATGTGGGGCACAAGGATCAGACACTGAGAACCGCTGTGGCGGAAGGGATCGTTGCCATGCACCCGGACACACTGGCCCGGATCATGGATGAAAAAGTGAAAAAAGGCAATGTCCTGGAAACCGCCCGCATTGCCGGGGTCATGGCTGCCAAGAAAACCGCGGATCTCATCCCCATGTGTCATCCGCTGAACATCACCCATGCAGGCATTGATTTTTTTTTCGAACCCGATACGCACAGCATCAGGATTCAGGCCACCGTGTCTCTGACCGGCCGGACCGGGGTGGAAATGGAGGCGTTGACCGCGGTTTCCGTGGCCGGGCTCACCATTTATGACATGTGCAAATCCTATGATAAAGGCATGGTGATATCAACCGTACGTCTGATTTCCAAATCCGGGGGAAAAAGCGGCACCTGGCAGGCAAAGGATGTCCCGGAAAACAGGAAGCCTTCGGTGTGACAGACATGTTGGTCACCCTGGAGAACCTGGGGTTTCTGGGGGTCGGCTTTGTTCTGGGGGTGGTGGGGTGCGCCCTTCTGGTCCGCATCACCGGGGCCATGGCCGCTACCCGGATGAAACAGGTGTCGGACCAGGCGTTGTACCAGCATGCCAACCGGTTCATGGAAATGGCGGACCGCTATTTCAAGGGCTATGTCCGGGAGGCGAAAAAAGATTTTTCCATCCAGGGCCAGGCCCTCCGTCAGACCATGGATCCGGTGCGCCAGGCCATGGACCAGTATGAGACAAGGCTCCGGGCCATGGAAGCATCCAGAGAACGGACCAATGGGGCTGTGTTTGAACAACTGGCCCAGATGGGACGGGTCCAGCATCAGCTGCACCTGGAAACCGGGAATCTGGTCAAGGCCCTGCGTCTGCCCCATGTCCGGGGCCGATGGGGGGAGATCACTCTGAGAAAAGTGGCGGAGCTGGCCGGCATGGCCCGGTATTGCGACTTTCAGGAGCAGCCCGTCAAAGGTGCGGGAAAGGGGGCGTTGCGGCCGGACATGGTGGTGACTCTGCCGTCGAACCGCCGGATCGTGGTGGATGCCAAAGTGCCGCTCATGGCGTATCTGGATGCGCTGGAAGCGGATAATGAAGAGGAAAAACAGGCCCGCATGGCCGATCATGCCCGCCAGGTGGCGGTCCATATCAATCAGCTGGCATCCAAAAATTATGCGGCGGCGTTTTCTCCGTCCCCGGAATTTGTGGTGCTGTTTATTCCGGGAGAGAATTTTTTTTCCGCGGCTTTAAGTCAGCAACCCAACCTTATCGAGCAGGGTGTGGAAAAAGGCGTGATTCTGGCCACCCCCACCACATTGATCGCTTTATTGAAATCCGTGGCCTATGCCTGGCAGCAGAAAGAAGGGATTGAAAATGCCGAAAAGATCCGTACAGCCGGGATGACGTTGTATCGTCGCCTGTGTGCCATGGCAGAAAGCATGAACCGTCTGGGAAAAGATATTGACACCTGTGCGGCAAGCTTCAACCGGGCCGTGAACGTCATGGAAAAAAAGGTCATGCCCCCGGCCCGGGAACTGGAATGCCTGGGGGTGGCTTCCCGGAAAATGCCGGATATCTCGTCCATTGACCCGCCGGATATGGGCACACGTGTGTTCAAAGAAAGGTCTGATCGTGAAAAATAAAATGCGGGTCCAATTTCGTTCAATCCGAAAAAAGTGCCGGAAGCCGGGAAAAATCATTTTGGCTGCCTTGCTGATAACCCTGGCCGGATGCGGGGTATTGACAGACAAAGAACAGGTCGAGGTCCGAAAACAGAGCCTGGAAAAGCTGACACAAGCCCGGTACCCTGATTTTTTTGACAGCCTTGATTTTTCAGGATTTCAAACGGCGTTGAACCAGAGCCTGGTTTATTACAACCGATTGCCGGGTGACCGAATCATTGAGTTCGGCCCGGATCAGTACACGGTCAGGCATATGGCGGAATCTTTAAAAACCCTTCAGGCGTTTCTGGAAACCCGTCCGCCGGCAACGGCCGTGAACCGGTTTCTCCGGGAGCGGTTTCATGTCTATGCCAGCACAGCCAATGACAAGAACCAGGTATTGTTTACCGGATATTTCGAGCCCACCTACAGCGGCAGCCTGTATCCGGATGAACGGTTTCAATATCCGCTGTATCCGGTTCCCGAAGACCTGGTGGAAATTGATCTGGCAAATTTTTCCGACCGGTATCAGGGACATGACCGGCTCAGGGGACGGGTCAAAGGAAATCAGGTGGTGCCGTATTTTTCCAGAAAAGAGATCAACCAGATGACGGATTTTCATTTACAGGCCCCGCCCGTGGCCTGGCTGGAAAACCGGGTGGACCGGTTTTTTCTG
Above is a window of Desulfotignum balticum DSM 7044 DNA encoding:
- a CDS encoding DNA recombination protein RmuC, which produces MLVTLENLGFLGVGFVLGVVGCALLVRITGAMAATRMKQVSDQALYQHANRFMEMADRYFKGYVREAKKDFSIQGQALRQTMDPVRQAMDQYETRLRAMEASRERTNGAVFEQLAQMGRVQHQLHLETGNLVKALRLPHVRGRWGEITLRKVAELAGMARYCDFQEQPVKGAGKGALRPDMVVTLPSNRRIVVDAKVPLMAYLDALEADNEEEKQARMADHARQVAVHINQLASKNYAAAFSPSPEFVVLFIPGENFFSAALSQQPNLIEQGVEKGVILATPTTLIALLKSVAYAWQQKEGIENAEKIRTAGMTLYRRLCAMAESMNRLGKDIDTCAASFNRAVNVMEKKVMPPARELECLGVASRKMPDISSIDPPDMGTRVFKERSDREK
- the moaC gene encoding cyclic pyranopterin monophosphate synthase MoaC translates to MNEFTHLDNQGHVRMVDVGHKDQTLRTAVAEGIVAMHPDTLARIMDEKVKKGNVLETARIAGVMAAKKTADLIPMCHPLNITHAGIDFFFEPDTHSIRIQATVSLTGRTGVEMEALTAVSVAGLTIYDMCKSYDKGMVISTVRLISKSGGKSGTWQAKDVPENRKPSV
- a CDS encoding molybdenum cofactor biosynthesis protein MoaE is translated as MVEKDRKDSPVTLAQMVADIKAHPEFSKAGMILAHNGVVRETARDGRAVTGLEIEVDHARLEQILTKERARPGILDIQVYIRENKLLKVGDDVMFLVVAGNIRENVIAALTDTLNQIKADVTRKTQFFQQ
- the mltA gene encoding murein transglycosylase A is translated as MAALLITLAGCGVLTDKEQVEVRKQSLEKLTQARYPDFFDSLDFSGFQTALNQSLVYYNRLPGDRIIEFGPDQYTVRHMAESLKTLQAFLETRPPATAVNRFLRERFHVYASTANDKNQVLFTGYFEPTYSGSLYPDERFQYPLYPVPEDLVEIDLANFSDRYQGHDRLRGRVKGNQVVPYFSRKEINQMTDFHLQAPPVAWLENRVDRFFLEIQGSGRIQTPENGIVRIRYAGTNGNAYRSIGRYLIANQEIEKEQMSMQAIRQWLEANPHRVEEVLSYNDSFVFFNIASGGPFGNINVTLTPLRAMATDYRIFPKGALCFIEIRLPGEGSSGLTEASDGENPESWPPVSLFVMNQDTGGAIRGPARADLFCGSDEYARFTAGHMNVRGNMYFLVMKKKGEKETQ